From Geminocystis sp. NIES-3709, the proteins below share one genomic window:
- a CDS encoding class I SAM-dependent DNA methyltransferase gives MDLSTHNKLVSFIWSIADDCLRDIFVRGKYRDVILPMFVLRRLDCLLEGTKDKVMEEVRFQREEVGLVELDAEGLREASGYVFYNISDWTLKKLVTTAANNAQILEANFKAYLDGFSDDVKEIIDKFDLRNQIRKMSQADVLLDVLEKFTSPEINLSPHEVTDNNGRKLAGLTNLGMGYVFEELIRRFNEENNEEAGEHFTPREVIRLMTHLLFIPVKDQLPPVILVYDGACGSGGMLTESQNFIQDSQGEIASSAVVNLYGKEVNGETYAICKSDMMIKGNNPENIKFGSTLATDDFAGIKFDFMLANPPYGKSWKTEQRYIMDGNNVLDPRFEVSLTDFWGEIKTEKAVPRSSDGQLLFLMDMVGKIKPLSLSPLGSRIASVHNGSALFTGDAGSGESNIRRYIIENDYLEAIVQLPQNLFYNTGISTYIWILSNHKAPHRKGKVQLIDASNLYRKLRKNLGAKNCEFAPEDIETITNIYLSLHDDNNHTFKSLTNLSSNNLSSNKISGELANKISEELSNKTSEELSNEFSSRESLSGFISIVHNNQNEEQKFRFPLLNKQGIKECVSKVFNNEDFGFYKVTVERPLRLMAQFTPDRIASLRFVSAIAEAMEWIYNHLGEKVYQDLKAHEKDIKAHLEKEEISITPANLKTLLSQKKWLEQKELMVKAQKIATGLETITGTNNNEKIWTDFNLFTQEVDRVINQLKIKLSASEKKQILGAVSWVDESAEKVIKKVHKLKKDKLEELLNQLGITVNGRNKKVDEPNKMVDERSRIKENLANFGYFSTDKPDVYVEYESDTNLRDTENIPLNYYLSSSTIDENLNINQNLNINESLNVNESLKPSTFAHRVAIIEDYFLEEVRPHVEDAWLDMSKTVIGYEISFNKYFYQHQPLRSLQEVSKEMLELEAQTDGLLKNLVSFAQI, from the coding sequence ATGGATTTAAGTACCCACAACAAGTTAGTTTCGTTTATTTGGTCGATCGCTGATGACTGTTTGCGAGATATATTTGTGCGGGGAAAATATCGAGATGTAATCTTACCGATGTTTGTGTTAAGAAGGTTAGATTGCCTGTTAGAAGGCACTAAAGACAAAGTGATGGAAGAAGTTAGGTTTCAACGAGAGGAAGTGGGGTTAGTAGAATTAGACGCTGAAGGTTTAAGGGAGGCTTCTGGTTATGTGTTTTATAATATCTCTGATTGGACTCTGAAAAAATTAGTTACCACCGCCGCCAACAATGCTCAAATTTTAGAGGCGAATTTTAAGGCTTATTTGGATGGTTTTAGCGATGATGTGAAGGAAATTATTGATAAGTTTGATTTGCGTAACCAAATCCGCAAAATGAGTCAAGCGGATGTGTTATTAGATGTTTTAGAAAAGTTTACTAGCCCTGAAATTAATCTTAGCCCCCATGAGGTAACAGACAATAACGGCAGAAAGTTAGCAGGGTTAACGAATTTGGGTATGGGTTATGTGTTTGAAGAGTTAATCCGCCGTTTCAATGAGGAAAATAACGAGGAAGCAGGGGAGCATTTTACCCCCCGTGAAGTTATTCGTTTGATGACTCATTTGTTGTTTATCCCTGTTAAAGATCAGTTACCGCCAGTAATCTTGGTGTATGACGGGGCTTGTGGTTCGGGGGGGATGTTAACAGAGTCGCAAAATTTTATTCAAGATAGTCAAGGTGAAATTGCATCTTCGGCGGTAGTGAATCTCTATGGTAAGGAGGTAAACGGGGAAACCTATGCTATCTGTAAATCTGACATGATGATTAAGGGTAACAACCCCGAAAATATCAAGTTTGGCTCAACCCTCGCTACGGATGATTTTGCAGGGATTAAGTTTGATTTTATGTTGGCTAATCCTCCCTATGGTAAGTCGTGGAAGACTGAGCAAAGATACATTATGGATGGTAATAATGTATTAGATCCTCGTTTTGAGGTATCGTTAACGGATTTTTGGGGAGAAATCAAAACGGAAAAAGCTGTGCCGAGATCGTCTGATGGGCAGTTATTATTTTTAATGGATATGGTAGGTAAAATTAAGCCTTTATCCCTTAGCCCCCTTGGCTCTCGTATTGCTTCGGTGCATAATGGTTCGGCTTTGTTTACGGGGGATGCAGGTAGCGGAGAAAGCAATATTAGACGCTATATCATTGAAAATGACTACCTAGAAGCGATCGTACAACTGCCCCAAAACCTCTTTTATAACACCGGGATTAGTACCTATATTTGGATTTTATCTAATCATAAAGCCCCACATAGAAAAGGGAAAGTACAGTTAATTGATGCTTCTAACCTTTATCGTAAGTTACGGAAAAATTTAGGGGCGAAAAATTGTGAATTTGCCCCAGAGGATATTGAAACAATTACTAATATTTATCTCTCTTTACATGATGATAATAACCATACTTTTAAAAGTTTAACTAATCTTTCATCTAATAATCTTTCATCTAATAAAATATCTGGAGAATTAGCTAATAAAATATCTGAGGAATTATCTAATAAAACATCTGAGGAATTATCTAATGAGTTTTCATCTAGGGAGTCTTTATCTGGATTTATTTCGATCGTTCATAACAACCAGAATGAGGAGCAAAAATTTAGATTCCCCCTCCTTAATAAACAGGGAATAAAAGAATGTGTTAGTAAAGTATTTAATAATGAAGACTTCGGTTTTTATAAAGTAACCGTAGAGCGTCCTTTAAGATTAATGGCTCAATTTACCCCAGACAGGATAGCTAGTTTACGCTTTGTCAGTGCTATTGCTGAGGCTATGGAATGGATTTATAACCATTTAGGGGAAAAAGTTTATCAGGATTTAAAAGCCCACGAAAAGGACATTAAAGCCCATTTGGAGAAAGAAGAAATTTCCATTACTCCTGCTAATTTAAAAACCTTATTATCTCAAAAAAAATGGCTTGAGCAAAAAGAATTAATGGTAAAAGCCCAAAAAATTGCTACTGGTTTAGAGACAATTACAGGTACTAATAATAATGAGAAAATTTGGACTGATTTTAATTTATTTACTCAAGAGGTAGATAGGGTAATTAACCAATTAAAAATCAAACTTTCAGCTTCCGAGAAAAAACAAATTTTAGGGGCGGTTAGTTGGGTGGACGAATCCGCAGAAAAAGTTATTAAGAAAGTCCATAAACTTAAAAAAGACAAATTAGAAGAGTTATTAAACCAATTAGGCATAACGGTTAATGGGCGTAATAAAAAGGTTGATGAGCCTAATAAAATGGTTGATGAGCGTAGTCGAATTAAAGAAAATTTAGCTAATTTTGGTTATTTTTCTACGGATAAGCCAGATGTTTATGTGGAATATGAAAGCGATACTAATTTACGGGATACTGAAAATATACCTCTTAATTATTATCTATCTTCCTCCACTATTGACGAGAATTTGAATATTAACCAAAATTTGAATATTAACGAGAGTTTGAATGTTAACGAGAGTTTGAAACCCTCAACCTTTGCCCATCGGGTAGCCATAATTGAAGATTACTTTTTAGAGGAGGTGCGTCCCCATGTAGAGGATGCTTGGTTGGATATGAGTAAAACTGTTATTGGTTATGAGATTAGTTTCAATAAGTATTTTTATCAGCATCAACCTTTGAGAAGTTTGCAGGAGGTAAGCAAGGAAATGTTAGAGTTAGAGGCACAAACGGACGGTTTATTAAAGAATTTGGTTAGTTTTGCACAAATTTAG
- a CDS encoding ParA family protein — MFITVTGFKGGVGKTTTAVHLACYFSQLGKTLLVDGDPNQSATAWEKRGKLPFKIVNLMAAAKYSQQYEYIIIDTAARPDADEMKALVDGCDLLVLPTSAEALALDALLQTVDLLHDLGGDYRILLTMIHPPPVKTGQMARQALTEADLKLFQGEIRRYIAYEKASLMGVPVYESGDRRGKIAWKDYQQIGKEIYS, encoded by the coding sequence ATGTTTATTACAGTAACAGGATTTAAAGGAGGGGTTGGCAAAACCACTACGGCGGTGCATCTTGCTTGTTACTTTTCCCAGTTAGGAAAAACTTTGTTAGTGGATGGAGATCCAAATCAGTCAGCAACCGCATGGGAAAAGCGAGGAAAACTACCTTTCAAAATTGTTAATTTAATGGCGGCGGCTAAATACTCTCAACAGTATGAATATATTATTATTGATACCGCCGCTCGTCCCGATGCCGATGAAATGAAGGCGTTAGTGGATGGTTGTGACTTATTAGTGTTACCCACTTCTGCCGAAGCTCTGGCACTCGATGCTCTTTTGCAAACCGTTGACTTACTTCATGATTTAGGAGGAGACTATCGGATTTTGCTGACGATGATTCATCCTCCTCCAGTTAAAACAGGGCAAATGGCAAGACAGGCATTAACCGAAGCGGACTTGAAACTATTTCAGGGAGAAATCCGCCGTTATATCGCCTATGAAAAGGCTTCTCTGATGGGTGTTCCCGTATATGAATCGGGAGATCGTCGGGGAAAAATTGCATGGAAAGATTATCAACAAATCGGTAAGGAGATTTATTCATGA
- a CDS encoding putative toxin-antitoxin system toxin component, PIN family, translating into MSKLRLVLDTNILISALLSKKSIPFKVVNFAFNHHILLTSDETLTEVKRVLNRQKFDKYLSKEERYIFLTKFMKTAEKVFITKRFNACRDSKDNCFLDLAVSGKANFLISGDDDLLVLNPFENIPIITANVFASDFIEV; encoded by the coding sequence ATGAGTAAGTTACGTTTAGTTTTAGATACCAATATTTTGATAAGTGCTTTATTATCAAAAAAATCTATTCCTTTTAAGGTAGTTAATTTTGCATTTAATCATCATATTTTACTTACTTCTGATGAAACTTTGACGGAGGTAAAAAGGGTTTTAAATAGGCAAAAATTTGATAAATATTTATCTAAGGAAGAGCGTTATATTTTCTTGACAAAGTTTATGAAAACGGCGGAAAAAGTCTTTATTACAAAACGCTTTAATGCCTGTCGTGATTCTAAAGATAATTGTTTTTTGGATTTGGCAGTATCGGGTAAAGCTAATTTTCTGATTTCAGGGGATGATGATTTATTGGTGTTAAATCCTTTTGAAAATATACCAATTATTACCGCTAATGTTTTTGCTAGTGATTTTATTGAGGTTTAA
- a CDS encoding restriction endonuclease subunit S, translating into MMLSLPKYDCYKDSGVDWLGEIPAHWQVKRLGFEANTIVPMRDKPVDLSGDIPWIRIEDFDGKYISSSKSGQGVSINTVKKMNLKIYPKNTVLCSCSCSMGTTAIAKNPLISNQTFIGIYPFKSFISDYLYYLLNASRNYLTQLSTGAIQQYLSKDDFRNLRLPTPPIEEQERIVKFLDRKCEEVKKSIELKQRLIALLDEQKSIVINQAVTKGLNPHAPMKDSGIDWLGDIPAHWEVKKLKYMGTAIIGLTYAPKDLTDENNGTLVLRSSNIQNGKICFKSNVFVKSKIPKHLITKRHDILICSRNGSRELIGKNALIEEKSIGLSFGAFTTVFRSDFNPFLYYIFNSNIFKSQSGLFLTSTINQLTTGTLNNFKIPIPPIEEQEKIVEYLEQKTAEIEELKEKTLQQIEKLKEFKQILIAEAVTGKIKV; encoded by the coding sequence ATGATGCTTAGTTTACCTAAATACGACTGTTATAAAGATTCTGGGGTTGATTGGTTGGGGGAAATTCCAGCACATTGGCAAGTTAAGAGATTAGGTTTTGAAGCTAACACAATTGTACCAATGAGAGATAAACCAGTTGATTTATCTGGAGATATTCCTTGGATAAGAATAGAAGATTTTGATGGTAAATATATTTCCTCTTCTAAATCAGGGCAAGGAGTTTCGATAAATACAGTAAAAAAAATGAATCTTAAAATATATCCTAAAAATACTGTTTTATGTTCATGTAGTTGTAGTATGGGAACAACTGCTATTGCAAAAAATCCATTAATTTCTAATCAAACTTTTATTGGGATTTATCCTTTTAAATCTTTTATTTCAGATTATCTTTATTATCTATTAAATGCCTCCAGAAATTATTTAACACAATTATCAACAGGTGCTATTCAACAGTATTTATCAAAAGATGATTTTCGTAATTTAAGATTACCAACTCCTCCGATCGAAGAGCAAGAAAGGATAGTAAAATTTTTAGATAGGAAGTGTGAGGAGGTGAAGAAGTCGATCGAACTCAAACAAAGATTAATCGCACTGTTAGACGAGCAAAAGTCGATCGTTATTAACCAAGCCGTCACCAAAGGCTTAAACCCTCACGCACCCATGAAAGATAGCGGTATTGATTGGCTTGGCGATATTCCAGCACATTGGGAAGTTAAAAAGTTAAAGTATATGGGTACTGCTATAATTGGATTAACTTATGCACCAAAAGATTTAACTGATGAAAATAACGGTACACTTGTTTTAAGATCGTCAAATATACAAAATGGCAAAATATGCTTTAAAAGTAATGTTTTTGTAAAGTCAAAAATACCTAAACATTTAATTACCAAAAGACATGATATTTTAATCTGTTCAAGAAATGGAAGTAGAGAATTAATAGGTAAAAATGCACTGATAGAGGAAAAGTCAATAGGATTATCTTTTGGAGCTTTTACCACAGTTTTTCGGAGTGATTTTAATCCTTTTTTATATTATATATTTAATTCTAATATTTTTAAAAGTCAGTCGGGTCTTTTTCTAACATCAACGATTAATCAACTTACAACAGGAACATTAAACAATTTTAAAATTCCAATTCCCCCTATTGAAGAACAAGAAAAAATTGTGGAATACTTAGAGCAAAAAACAGCAGAAATAGAAGAATTAAAGGAGAAAACTTTACAACAGATAGAGAAACTAAAAGAGTTCAAACAAATCTTAATCGCCGAAGCAGTGACAGGTAAAATTAAAGTATAA